The following proteins are co-located in the Apium graveolens cultivar Ventura chromosome 5, ASM990537v1, whole genome shotgun sequence genome:
- the LOC141661580 gene encoding uncharacterized protein LOC141661580 yields the protein MACFGCYRRASNKNIEEDLVKTGSLTRMKKKNSFISWPSRLWTKKSDAKTVPVDLSMSGSFDPISKSCSVKLDNKDITSSKKYRLPIGVNAISSYKKRVGTVKEIILESREMNHLNSFAKKAKYDKKNSSRKKEAKKTRSISKSSSPPENINPSTVVTARVDQTCLPPQKKPKLLASRKNGNDIVSHENNESKEALDSNLMIGLSVIVVILVLILFLGKLYAILCTSAWFYMIPWLPTAVDCNVIVNTGLEDSNVPDLNSDEHKKRVVLEGLLQRNQRNVIRIL from the exons ATGGCATGTTTTGGATGTTACAGAAGAGCTTCAAACAAAAACATCGAAGAAGACTTGGTCAAAACTGGTAGCTTGACTAGAATGAAGAAgaaaaactcattcatttcttgGCCCAGCAGGCTTTGGACCAAGAAATCTGACGCCAAAACTGTTCCTGTCGATTTATCTATGTCCGGTAGCTTCGATCCGATTAGCAAATCATGTTCTGTTAAGCTGGATAACAAGGACATCACTTCTTCCAAGAAATACAGATTGCCTATCGGAGTCAACGCCATTAGTAGTTACAAG AAAAGGGTGGGGACTGTCAAGGAAATCATCCTCGAAAGTCGTGAAATGAATCACTTAAATTCTTTTGCAAAGAAAGCCAAGTATGATAAGAAAAACTCTAGCCGGAAAAAAGAGGCCAAAAAAACCAGGTCAATTAGCAAATCAAGCTCACCACCGGAAAACATCAATCCTAGTACTGTCGTCACTGCTCGAGTTGATCAAACCTGTCTACCGCCTCAGAAAAAACCCAAATTGCTGGCTAGTCGTAAAAATGGTAACGACATTGTCAGTCACGAGAATAATGAAAGTAAAGAAGCTCTGGATTCAAATTTGATGATTGGATTATCGGTTATAGTTGTGATTTTagtattaatattatttttaggTAAATTGTATGCCATTCTTTGCACATCTGCATGGTTTTACATGATTCCCTGGTTACCAACGGCAGTGGATTGTAATGTTATTGTCAATACTGGTCTGGAGGATTCCAATGTGCCGGATTTAAATTCCGATGAACACAAGAAGAGGGTGGTGCTCGAGGGACTTCTGCAGAGAAATCAACGAAATGTCATCCGAATATTGTGa